The Nitrosopumilus cobalaminigenes genome contains a region encoding:
- a CDS encoding 3-dehydroquinate synthase II: protein MSKTRELIISPKVSQTQLAKLLPQLEDEGIKMVYLDPKKLGKKKTKLQTVYPSSSANYVVLDKDGTKPKGKKVGRKFQILSNSDIENVLNIAKKGLDFVIVEVKDWKIIPLENIIAKLHKIHTKIFAIASTPEEVRKMFSILEVGVDGVIFSTSSINEVREVMIYLGTKSFDMKPAKITEIKEVGDGERVCVDTASMLHKGEGMLIGSRSNFLFLVHNESVGSSFTSPRPFRVNAGAVHCYTLSPDGTTNYLSEVETGSEVLILNSKGKARRATVGRSKIERRPMLMIKATVGGEVGGIIAQDAETIRFVKSNGQLVSVTHLKKGDTVMVHSKPATGRHFGMEVSDEYILEK, encoded by the coding sequence TTGAGTAAAACTAGAGAATTAATAATTTCACCCAAAGTGTCTCAGACACAATTGGCTAAACTTTTGCCTCAGCTTGAAGATGAGGGAATTAAGATGGTGTATCTTGACCCTAAAAAATTAGGCAAGAAAAAAACCAAACTTCAAACAGTATATCCATCAAGTTCAGCAAATTACGTAGTATTAGATAAGGACGGAACAAAGCCTAAAGGCAAAAAAGTTGGAAGAAAGTTTCAGATTTTATCAAACTCAGATATTGAAAATGTTCTAAACATTGCCAAGAAAGGATTGGATTTTGTCATAGTTGAAGTAAAAGATTGGAAAATCATTCCTTTAGAAAATATAATTGCCAAGCTACACAAAATTCACACCAAAATCTTTGCAATTGCAAGTACTCCTGAAGAAGTCAGGAAAATGTTTTCAATTTTAGAAGTAGGGGTAGATGGAGTAATCTTTAGCACATCCTCAATTAACGAAGTTAGAGAGGTCATGATATACTTGGGAACAAAGAGTTTCGATATGAAACCTGCAAAGATTACAGAAATCAAAGAGGTAGGAGATGGAGAACGAGTATGCGTAGACACAGCATCAATGCTTCACAAAGGAGAAGGGATGTTGATTGGAAGTAGATCAAACTTTCTATTTCTAGTTCATAATGAATCAGTTGGTTCATCATTTACATCACCAAGACCATTTAGAGTAAATGCAGGTGCAGTTCACTGTTACACATTATCCCCAGATGGAACAACAAACTATCTCTCAGAAGTAGAAACAGGTTCTGAAGTTTTAATTCTTAATTCCAAAGGTAAAGCAAGAAGAGCAACTGTAGGAAGATCAAAGATTGAAAGAAGACCAATGTTGATGATTAAAGCAACTGTAGGAGGAGAAGTAGGAGGAATTATCGCACAAGATGCAGAAACTATTCGCTTTGTAAAATCAAATGGACAACTAGTGTCAGTTACCCATCTTAAGAAAGGAGATACAGTTATGGTTCATTCAAAACCTGCAACAGGTAGACATTTTGGAATGGAAGTTTCAGATGAATATATTTTAGAAAAATGA
- a CDS encoding DUF1059 domain-containing protein encodes MVKLKCNDYGFECDFVVEGEVEKVLDDFGKHTDEEHGIDYSKESLMQFILRKS; translated from the coding sequence TTGGTAAAATTAAAGTGCAATGATTATGGTTTTGAATGTGATTTTGTAGTTGAAGGCGAAGTAGAGAAAGTACTTGACGACTTTGGAAAACATACTGATGAAGAACATGGAATAGACTATTCCAAAGAGTCTCTAATGCAGTTCATTTTGAGAAAATCATAA
- a CDS encoding metal-dependent transcriptional regulator has protein sequence MTDETLFVGTADAEHIEMYLKAIWHLKERREGVKISTIANMLNVRQPSVVQMLKKLNAKNLVSYNKAGVKLTEEGQEIGASMMRNSRLLEVLMDSALKVEIDEEMVCGIEHHMKKQFTDALCTMLNHPRKCPHDHEIPMGDCCQQ, from the coding sequence ATGACTGATGAAACTCTATTTGTTGGAACTGCGGATGCAGAACATATAGAGATGTATCTAAAAGCAATCTGGCATCTCAAAGAAAGAAGAGAAGGTGTTAAAATTAGCACCATAGCCAACATGCTGAATGTAAGACAACCCAGTGTTGTTCAAATGCTTAAAAAATTAAATGCTAAAAATTTAGTTTCTTACAACAAAGCAGGAGTAAAATTGACAGAAGAAGGTCAAGAAATTGGTGCAAGTATGATGAGAAACAGCAGACTGTTGGAAGTTCTCATGGACAGTGCACTCAAAGTAGAAATTGATGAAGAAATGGTTTGTGGAATTGAACATCACATGAAAAAACAATTTACAGATGCTCTGTGCACAATGCTAAATCATCCACGAAAATGTCCACATGACCATGAAATTCCTATGGGCGACTGTTGTCAACAATAA
- a CDS encoding YlcI/YnfO family protein — protein sequence MSRTVSARIPTKMHDELRERCNLIGESINDFIVACLEIGLHNSSEFNFGDELLNESDNNP from the coding sequence ATGTCTAGAACTGTTTCTGCCCGTATACCAACGAAGATGCATGATGAACTAAGAGAGCGATGTAACTTGATTGGTGAATCAATTAATGATTTCATTGTTGCATGTCTTGAGATTGGCCTTCACAATTCATCAGAATTTAATTTTGGAGATGAATTACTTAATGAATCTGATAATAACCCCTAA
- a CDS encoding carbonic anhydrase has product MSSKFGTAINCLDGRIQLPINQWLKTNYNVDNVDTITEHGVVKLFTNNNECSKIHSKVLHSINESNSQIILVSAHHDCEGNQVSKDEQIRQIKNAISKIKSWELPVPIIGIWINEQFQVEIIE; this is encoded by the coding sequence ATGAGTTCAAAATTTGGAACCGCAATTAATTGTCTTGATGGACGTATTCAACTTCCAATTAACCAATGGTTAAAAACCAATTATAATGTAGATAATGTAGATACAATTACAGAGCATGGGGTAGTAAAATTATTTACAAACAATAATGAATGTTCCAAAATTCACTCAAAAGTACTCCATTCTATAAATGAAAGTAACTCTCAAATTATACTAGTATCTGCACATCATGATTGTGAAGGAAATCAAGTTTCAAAAGATGAACAAATAAGACAAATCAAAAATGCAATCTCAAAAATAAAATCATGGGAATTACCCGTACCAATCATTGGCATATGGATCAATGAACAATTTCAAGTTGAAATAATTGAATAA
- a CDS encoding menaquinone biosynthesis decarboxylase, which translates to MGIEDIKDFIVELEKHGELKRVKTEVDSDLEVAEIMRREMYSNGPAILFENVKGFDMPILGNAFGSMKRLEIGLEMTDFTEIGQRIADMTKMDVPSGLLNKIKKLPELTKMTASFPKAETSGPVTEITSSEASFDDIPILKSWPDDAGRFITLGLVATKHPETGVRNLGVYRMQIVDKTHALMHWQKHKRGAHHSDISKDKGEKIPTAIIIGGEPATIFSSIAPVPEGLDKYLFAGITRKEGIKTVKCKTIDLDVPANAEIVLEGYVDPADIRDEGPFGDHTGYYTPVEPYPTFTLTGIMRRKDPIYVTTVVGKPILEDAYIGKVIERSFLPLIQMFHPEVVDFSMPAAGWFQGFAIISIKKRYPGQAKKVMMGLWGMGQLSLTKMFVVVDEDINVHDINDVIWAITTRADAARDTTIIDNAPTDTLDPASPLVNLGSKMGIDATQKTREEGYMREIQQQVKVDEDTKNLVDSKWSSYGL; encoded by the coding sequence GTGGGTATAGAAGACATCAAAGATTTCATCGTAGAACTTGAAAAACATGGCGAATTAAAGAGAGTAAAAACTGAAGTTGATTCTGATTTAGAAGTTGCAGAAATTATGAGGAGAGAGATGTACTCTAATGGTCCAGCAATACTTTTTGAAAATGTCAAAGGATTCGATATGCCAATTTTAGGAAACGCGTTTGGTTCAATGAAAAGATTAGAGATAGGATTGGAAATGACAGACTTTACAGAAATTGGTCAAAGAATTGCAGATATGACAAAGATGGATGTTCCATCAGGATTACTAAACAAAATTAAAAAACTTCCAGAACTTACAAAGATGACTGCATCATTTCCTAAAGCAGAAACTAGTGGACCTGTAACTGAAATTACATCTAGTGAAGCATCATTTGATGACATTCCAATTTTAAAATCATGGCCTGATGATGCAGGACGATTCATTACATTAGGTTTAGTTGCAACAAAACATCCAGAAACTGGAGTTAGAAATCTAGGAGTTTACAGAATGCAAATTGTAGATAAAACTCATGCATTAATGCACTGGCAAAAACACAAGAGAGGTGCACATCACAGCGACATATCAAAAGACAAGGGTGAAAAAATTCCAACTGCAATAATTATTGGTGGAGAACCAGCTACAATATTTTCATCAATTGCACCAGTTCCTGAAGGACTAGACAAATATCTATTTGCAGGAATTACTAGAAAAGAAGGAATCAAAACGGTAAAGTGTAAAACCATAGATTTGGATGTTCCAGCAAATGCTGAAATTGTTTTAGAAGGATATGTAGATCCTGCAGACATTAGAGATGAAGGGCCATTTGGTGATCATACAGGATACTATACTCCAGTGGAACCATATCCAACATTTACACTGACAGGGATCATGAGAAGAAAAGATCCAATTTATGTTACAACAGTTGTAGGAAAACCAATTCTTGAGGATGCATATATTGGAAAAGTAATAGAGCGTTCATTTTTACCATTGATTCAAATGTTCCATCCAGAAGTCGTTGACTTTAGTATGCCAGCAGCAGGATGGTTCCAAGGATTTGCAATTATTTCAATCAAAAAAAGATATCCAGGTCAAGCAAAAAAAGTAATGATGGGGTTATGGGGAATGGGACAGTTATCCCTAACCAAAATGTTTGTTGTAGTAGATGAGGATATCAATGTACATGACATCAACGATGTGATATGGGCAATTACTACAAGAGCAGATGCAGCTAGAGATACTACAATTATAGACAACGCCCCAACTGATACACTCGATCCTGCATCACCATTAGTCAATTTGGGATCGAAGATGGGAATTGATGCTACTCAAAAAACAAGAGAAGAAGGATACATGAGAGAAATACAGCAACAAGTCAAAGTTGATGAAGATACAAAGAATCTAGTGGATTCAAAATGGTCTAGTTACGGATTATAG
- a CDS encoding trans-sialidase — protein sequence MAGKTKASTKKDLESKIAELEAKLTKLSTQLEAKPSPKPAETKPAEVKPAETKPAPAKPAERPAATTKPKGTLPKGMGEKPAEAPKPAETTAQPPAPTTVQDALENAYMTAPMTSFHDYRAKVTGYSPAPNRYFVRLTAPVGKVPTKNWNDQKATVTGYTACSNQYYATRARLAHHPPGKTFGSFSGVNMTVEGVDAKAQTQQTPPPEPPKPAKGKLPKGMEQTQQAPPPQQSTYVVDDGKSREEKLADYEADYLQRLEQQRKDEDKAFDELLEKEAKARSTANRGTLPKGFEPKPEPEAPKASRGTLPKGF from the coding sequence ATGGCAGGAAAAACCAAAGCAAGTACAAAAAAGGACTTAGAATCCAAAATTGCAGAACTAGAGGCAAAATTAACTAAATTATCTACACAGTTAGAAGCCAAACCATCTCCAAAACCAGCAGAAACTAAACCTGCTGAGGTAAAACCAGCTGAAACAAAACCAGCTCCAGCAAAACCTGCTGAGAGACCTGCAGCAACTACCAAACCAAAAGGCACCTTGCCTAAAGGAATGGGAGAAAAACCTGCAGAGGCACCAAAACCAGCTGAAACTACGGCTCAACCTCCAGCTCCAACAACTGTACAAGATGCCTTAGAGAATGCATACATGACAGCTCCTATGACATCATTCCATGATTATAGGGCCAAAGTCACAGGTTATTCTCCAGCACCTAACAGATACTTTGTTAGACTAACTGCTCCTGTAGGAAAAGTTCCAACCAAAAATTGGAATGACCAAAAAGCAACAGTAACTGGTTACACAGCATGTTCAAACCAATACTATGCAACAAGAGCAAGACTTGCACACCATCCACCTGGTAAAACATTTGGAAGTTTTAGTGGAGTCAATATGACAGTTGAAGGTGTTGATGCAAAAGCTCAAACACAGCAAACACCACCACCAGAACCACCAAAGCCTGCAAAAGGTAAACTTCCAAAAGGTATGGAACAAACACAGCAAGCTCCACCACCACAACAGTCAACATATGTTGTCGATGATGGAAAGTCTAGAGAAGAAAAATTAGCAGATTATGAAGCTGATTACTTGCAAAGACTAGAACAACAAAGAAAAGATGAAGATAAAGCATTCGATGAATTGCTTGAAAAAGAAGCAAAAGCTCGCTCTACTGCAAACAGAGGTACTTTACCAAAAGGTTTTGAACCAAAACCAGAACCTGAAGCACCAAAAGCATCTAGAGGTACTTTACCAAAAGGTTTCTAA
- a CDS encoding EMC3/TMCO1 family protein, which yields MIDYLDYNFILFFLDNVFLQGDDGGIFSFLSQNRQALGSDDPIVKGVILTLFGVTGFGILLNIFNSLVRKKMVDQDKLSRIMKETRGWQKERMAAMRAKDQAKIAELGKKSSYMNKMSMEMMQMNMRPMMITFVPLILIFYLVLPQLFAYTVAFSPISLNVIPGDLFQLTCTAEQALDVEHICFGKENALYLWAWYFLSSISFSGIIMKLTKTSMNLS from the coding sequence ATGATTGATTATTTAGATTACAATTTCATCTTGTTTTTCCTTGATAATGTATTTCTTCAAGGGGATGATGGAGGGATTTTCTCATTTTTGAGTCAAAATAGGCAGGCATTAGGAAGTGATGACCCGATAGTAAAGGGGGTAATTCTAACTCTATTTGGAGTAACAGGGTTTGGAATCCTTCTCAATATTTTCAATTCTTTGGTCAGAAAGAAGATGGTTGATCAAGACAAGCTTTCACGAATCATGAAAGAAACTCGTGGTTGGCAAAAAGAAAGAATGGCTGCAATGCGAGCAAAGGATCAAGCAAAGATTGCAGAGTTGGGTAAAAAATCATCTTACATGAACAAAATGTCCATGGAGATGATGCAGATGAATATGAGACCAATGATGATTACTTTTGTTCCCTTAATTTTGATATTTTATCTTGTGTTGCCCCAGTTATTTGCCTATACTGTTGCATTCTCTCCAATCTCCCTTAATGTAATTCCGGGAGATTTATTCCAACTCACATGTACTGCAGAACAAGCATTGGATGTGGAGCATATTTGTTTTGGTAAAGAAAATGCACTTTACTTATGGGCATGGTATTTTCTATCATCTATATCGTTTAGTGGAATAATCATGAAATTGACAAAGACTTCAATGAATTTGTCTTAG
- a CDS encoding winged helix-turn-helix domain-containing protein: MVVSKKYRDRIYIIKDIILTLSEYGQLNQTSLFSFCGLNITKHKQILENLEQNEMIQRIESVDGKRTITIFKVTQKGMDFCNEIIEPFEKLFPRSGFSNIENLG; this comes from the coding sequence GTGGTAGTTTCTAAAAAATATCGTGATAGAATTTACATAATTAAGGATATTATTTTGACCTTGTCTGAATATGGTCAACTCAACCAAACTTCATTGTTTAGTTTTTGTGGATTGAACATTACAAAACATAAACAAATTCTAGAGAATTTGGAACAAAATGAAATGATTCAGAGAATAGAGTCTGTAGATGGTAAAAGAACCATCACCATCTTTAAAGTGACTCAAAAAGGAATGGATTTTTGTAATGAGATCATAGAACCGTTTGAAAAATTATTCCCAAGAAGTGGATTTTCTAATATCGAGAATCTTGGATAA
- the bcp gene encoding thioredoxin-dependent thiol peroxidase has product MVSEGDSVPKFAVNDANGNKVKSSDFKGKKHAIYFYPKDFTPGCTTEADEFSKDYKKFQKEGIEIIGVSPDDVESHKKFCDKMGIKYPLLADVDKEISNAFGVWGKKKFMGREYMGVMRSTFLVNEKGKIFKIYPKVKPAGHSKEVLQDFLNLK; this is encoded by the coding sequence ATGGTTTCTGAAGGCGATTCTGTTCCAAAATTTGCAGTAAATGATGCAAATGGTAACAAAGTAAAATCAAGTGATTTTAAGGGCAAAAAGCATGCAATCTACTTTTACCCAAAAGATTTCACACCAGGATGCACCACAGAAGCTGACGAATTTTCTAAAGATTATAAAAAATTCCAAAAAGAAGGAATTGAGATAATTGGCGTCAGTCCAGATGATGTTGAATCTCACAAAAAATTCTGCGATAAAATGGGTATCAAATATCCATTGTTGGCAGATGTAGACAAGGAAATCTCAAACGCATTTGGTGTTTGGGGAAAGAAAAAATTCATGGGCAGAGAATACATGGGAGTAATGAGAAGTACATTTCTTGTAAATGAGAAAGGAAAAATTTTCAAAATATATCCCAAAGTAAAACCAGCAGGACATTCTAAAGAAGTATTACAGGACTTTCTAAATTTAAAATAA
- a CDS encoding 2-amino-3,7-dideoxy-D-threo-hept-6-ulosonate synthase codes for MVSGNQIRLNRILRKGRMLCIPMDHGISNGPIEGLENPADTIYKCEGHGLTSVIINKGIIKALPKPTKVGILVHFSSSTSLSLAPNRKMLTGTVKEAAAMGADGVSLHINIGGKEEPEMLEQLGMTADQCHKWGMPLLAMMYPRGENIKNPHDPEVVAHVARIGAECGADIVKTLYTGDVDSFSKIVKSTPVPIVIAGGPKAETDLDILQMTEDAMTAGAKGVTYGRNIFAHKTPEKMVEALAEIIFRKGTAKEALKKIE; via the coding sequence ATGGTATCAGGAAATCAAATTAGACTTAATCGAATTCTCAGAAAAGGAAGAATGTTGTGTATTCCAATGGATCACGGAATTTCAAATGGACCCATTGAAGGTCTTGAAAACCCAGCAGACACAATTTACAAATGTGAAGGGCATGGACTCACAAGTGTAATTATTAACAAAGGAATTATCAAAGCATTACCAAAACCAACCAAAGTAGGAATTTTAGTACATTTTTCAAGTAGCACATCATTATCATTAGCACCAAATCGTAAGATGCTTACTGGAACTGTAAAAGAAGCAGCTGCAATGGGAGCTGATGGAGTTTCATTACACATCAACATTGGAGGCAAAGAAGAGCCAGAGATGTTAGAACAACTCGGAATGACAGCAGATCAATGTCACAAATGGGGAATGCCACTTTTGGCAATGATGTATCCGAGAGGAGAAAATATCAAAAACCCACACGACCCTGAAGTTGTAGCTCATGTTGCAAGAATCGGAGCAGAATGTGGTGCAGATATTGTTAAAACATTATACACTGGAGATGTTGATTCATTTTCAAAAATTGTAAAGAGTACACCAGTTCCAATAGTTATTGCAGGTGGACCTAAAGCAGAAACAGATTTAGATATTCTTCAAATGACTGAGGACGCCATGACTGCAGGAGCTAAAGGAGTCACATATGGTAGAAACATCTTTGCACATAAGACACCTGAAAAAATGGTAGAAGCTTTAGCTGAAATAATTTTCAGAAAAGGAACAGCAAAGGAAGCACTGAAAAAAATTGAGTAA
- a CDS encoding MIP/aquaporin family protein has product MVSPKSWLAEAISTFALVFFGPLSVILAASVFGEGLSIEAIIMISLGHGAAIAFMVYAFGHVSGAHINPAVTIPMMITKKIGIKDGIAYIVFQIIGAIVATGTLIALFPEIGKPVFWGAHGGPSALLGGSMMSGLVLEIIMTFFLVTVIFMTVIHKKAPKYVYGAVIGGMVFLLHLVGVPLTGASMNPARSLSPTLFSGDAGLWEVQWLYWVGPIVGGIIAGLIMNYIYTKPAEKEA; this is encoded by the coding sequence ATGGTTAGTCCTAAAAGTTGGCTTGCAGAAGCAATTTCGACATTTGCCTTGGTCTTCTTTGGCCCATTGTCTGTAATTCTTGCAGCATCCGTTTTTGGAGAAGGACTATCTATTGAAGCAATAATTATGATATCATTAGGTCACGGTGCAGCAATTGCATTTATGGTCTATGCATTTGGACATGTTTCAGGTGCTCACATCAATCCTGCAGTAACAATTCCTATGATGATTACAAAGAAAATTGGAATCAAAGATGGAATTGCATATATCGTATTTCAAATAATCGGTGCAATTGTAGCAACAGGTACTTTGATTGCATTGTTCCCTGAAATTGGAAAACCTGTTTTCTGGGGTGCACATGGTGGTCCAAGTGCATTACTTGGTGGTAGTATGATGTCTGGTTTAGTTCTTGAAATTATTATGACATTCTTCTTGGTAACTGTAATCTTTATGACGGTAATTCACAAGAAAGCACCAAAGTATGTTTATGGTGCAGTAATTGGTGGAATGGTTTTCTTACTTCACTTAGTTGGAGTTCCTTTAACTGGTGCATCAATGAACCCTGCAAGATCATTATCTCCAACACTATTTTCAGGTGATGCAGGACTATGGGAAGTACAATGGCTCTACTGGGTAGGACCAATAGTTGGTGGTATCATTGCAGGTTTGATAATGAATTACATCTATACCAAACCGGCTGAAAAAGAAGCATAA
- the mqnC gene encoding cyclic dehypoxanthinyl futalosine synthase gives MSQTTEQIQKSDIKDILENSLAGKRPGPEDILRLLESDDVHLMGLTAGHLTRKQFGKKASFVNNIILNYTNVCITDCKFCAFYRSPGAEDSYTLTLDEIESRVKTSWEMFKIRQVLIQGGHNPNLKIEYYEDAFKMIREKFPTVGVHGLSTSEIDMIARVEKSSTKEILSRLKDAGLQSIPGAGAEILTDSVKEIISPKKISSDDWIRIMDEAHSLGIPGSATMMYGHVENNNDIVSHFSKIVKLQEKTNGFMAFIPWNFEPNNTLMHEEGIVEYGTGGIQLLKMIAISRLVLDGLIPHIQSSWLTNGVGMAQLALQYGADDFGGTLIGEEVVSCTGARSTELTDKIIVDAIHQIGYQVEERDNFYNPISIL, from the coding sequence TTGAGTCAGACTACTGAGCAGATACAAAAAAGCGATATCAAAGATATTTTAGAAAATTCCCTAGCTGGAAAAAGACCTGGGCCTGAGGATATTTTGAGATTATTAGAGTCTGATGATGTTCATTTGATGGGTCTTACTGCTGGCCATCTCACAAGAAAACAATTTGGCAAAAAAGCCTCTTTTGTAAATAACATAATTTTGAATTACACCAATGTATGTATCACCGATTGTAAATTCTGTGCATTTTACAGATCTCCTGGTGCTGAAGATTCTTACACATTAACACTTGATGAAATTGAATCTAGAGTGAAAACTTCTTGGGAGATGTTTAAGATTCGCCAAGTCTTGATTCAGGGTGGTCATAATCCAAATTTGAAGATTGAGTATTATGAAGACGCATTTAAAATGATTAGAGAAAAATTCCCAACCGTTGGGGTTCATGGATTATCTACATCTGAAATTGACATGATTGCAAGAGTTGAAAAATCTTCTACAAAAGAAATTTTATCTCGATTAAAAGATGCTGGATTACAATCAATTCCTGGTGCTGGTGCTGAAATTCTAACTGATTCAGTTAAAGAAATTATCAGTCCAAAGAAAATTTCCAGTGATGATTGGATTCGAATTATGGATGAAGCACATTCTCTTGGAATTCCTGGTTCTGCTACCATGATGTATGGTCATGTAGAAAACAACAATGACATTGTATCACACTTTTCAAAAATCGTCAAACTCCAAGAAAAGACCAATGGCTTTATGGCATTTATCCCATGGAACTTTGAACCAAATAATACCTTGATGCATGAAGAAGGTATTGTAGAATATGGTACTGGTGGAATCCAACTCTTGAAAATGATAGCAATATCTAGACTTGTTCTTGATGGTTTAATACCTCATATCCAATCTTCCTGGCTAACTAATGGTGTTGGAATGGCTCAACTCGCATTGCAATATGGGGCTGATGACTTTGGTGGCACTTTGATTGGAGAAGAGGTTGTTTCTTGTACTGGAGCACGTTCTACAGAACTAACTGATAAAATAATTGTCGATGCAATTCATCAAATTGGATATCAGGTAGAAGAACGAGATAATTTCTATAATCCTATTTCTATTCTATAA
- a CDS encoding trans-sialidase, which yields MYINPGLAIKNMAAAKKQTKADLESKIAELEAKLNKLSTQLDTKPAEVKPAEAKPAETKPAEVKPKPTLPKGSEVKPAETKPAPAKPAERPAATTKPKGTLPKGFEEKSAEVPKPAETTKDLPAANTVQEALENAYMTAPMTSFHDYRAKVTGYSPAPNRYFVRLTAPVGKVPTKNWNDQKATVTGYTACSNQYYATRARMAYHPADKTFGSFSGVNMTVEGVDAKAQQTPTPEPPKPKRGTLPKGF from the coding sequence ATGTACATAAACCCCGGATTGGCCATCAAAAATATGGCAGCTGCTAAAAAGCAAACAAAAGCAGATCTTGAAAGCAAGATTGCAGAATTAGAAGCAAAGCTAAACAAACTTTCTACTCAGCTAGACACAAAACCAGCTGAAGTAAAACCGGCAGAAGCTAAACCCGCAGAAACAAAACCTGCTGAGGTTAAGCCAAAACCAACATTGCCAAAAGGCTCTGAGGTTAAACCAGCTGAAACAAAACCAGCTCCAGCAAAACCTGCTGAGAGACCTGCAGCAACTACAAAACCAAAAGGTACACTACCAAAAGGTTTTGAAGAAAAATCTGCAGAGGTTCCAAAACCAGCTGAAACTACAAAAGACCTTCCAGCAGCAAATACTGTTCAAGAGGCATTAGAGAATGCATACATGACAGCTCCTATGACATCATTCCATGATTATAGGGCCAAAGTCACAGGTTATTCTCCAGCACCTAACAGATACTTTGTTAGACTAACTGCTCCTGTAGGAAAAGTTCCAACCAAAAATTGGAATGACCAAAAAGCAACAGTAACTGGTTACACAGCATGTTCAAACCAATACTATGCAACAAGAGCAAGAATGGCATACCATCCTGCTGATAAAACATTTGGAAGTTTTAGTGGAGTCAATATGACAGTTGAAGGTGTTGATGCAAAAGCACAACAAACACCAACTCCAGAACCACCAAAGCCTAAAAGAGGCACACTACCAAAAGGTTTCTAA